TTTTGTTAACATTGGACCACATTCCTCTGGTCTGGTACAAGGTGGCAGGAGAGAGTGTTAGCCATCCTAGAGTCTGTATAGTTCATGAACTTGGGCAAAAACATTTCCAGTTTAGTTGATTCATTGGAAGAATTTGCGTGGTGGTTGGCAAGGTTGTAAGCAGATTCCCAATAGCTGTGAGtactgggagaaaagggaaataccAGATATTCAAAGTGGAGGGGCTATGGTGTTTTGTCTTGTAACTAACATAAGTAGGCCAGCCTTCTAGAGTAGCTGTGCCTCAGACAGCCATTCCTACAGTATGCGTACTACACTTTGGGACTGAAAACCTCATATTTCACCCTCCTCAATTCTTACTGTCTTTGCCCCATTCACCTTTTCCTCTTCCAcaatcttttccttcctttctttctcccttttgctTCTAAATCCAAGATTTGTTGAGTAGGGTAGAGAAAGAGGGCTTCTGTATATGCATAATTTTGCTTTTGACTGTAGCTTAAATGATTATAGAATTAGTGTGTAAGACTTCTTTATACAAGTATTATATTCAGTGTTCACAATTCAGAAACACCTTGAGCCTTGAAGAATGGAATACAAATTGGCTGAGCTTGGATTCCTATTGTGAGATGCAGGTTTGGAAATTCAAAACCTGTTGTTTATTCACATACATCCCTAGCCTTAATCAGGTTGGAACATCTTGCTTAAAACTAATGTGATTAGCTTTGATGTTTAcataggtgatttttttcttttaactaggAAACGCATTTAACAAAATGGCAAAGTGGGTAAAACGGGACAATGAAACAGGCATTTATTACGAGACGTGGACTGTTCAAGCCAGCCCAGAAAAAGGGGCGGAGACATGGTTCGAATCCTACGACTGTTCCAAATTTGTGTTAAGGACGTATGAGAAGTTGGCTGAATTTGGAGCAGAGTTCAAGAAGATAGAAACCAACTATACAAGAATATTTCTTTACAGTGGAGAACCTACTTATTTGGGAAATGAAACATCTATTTTTGGGCCAACAGGAAACAAGACTCTTGCTTTAGCCATAAAAAGATTTTATTACCCCTTCAAACCGCATTTGCCAACTAAAGAATTTCTGTTGAGTCTCTTGCAAATTTTTGATGCAGTGATTATACACAGACAGttctatttgttttataattttgaatattgGTTTTTACCTATGAAATTcccttttattaaaataacatatgAAGAAATCCCTTTacctaacaaaaacaaaacgttCTCCAGTTTATAAAACCTTAATTCTACTGCTCTTTTTTCTCCTGCCACCAGCATATCAGTTTTTCAGGGCCTGCCTGGTTTTACTTTTGTGGATTTCTTAGTCCTTTCTTCCTTGGGGCAGAAAGGTAAAATGCACATGGGCAGAATTGCTGCATCATAATATCTCAGGACCTTTTTTGTAAAGAAGCTGAAACTCTTAATGTATTGGCCAAAGTGAGCATGTTAGGAGATTTTGATTTCAGTTACCAAGCTTTTTGAGTTATATAGTTCATAGCAGATATAGAGGATCTTTGAACccagtatttttaaattgtggatATGGTGtaccaagattttaaaaataccccCAGTGACATTTTCATGGTGGGAGCTACTTTTTTCCGGTATGGTGGTTATGCTTTTTCATTTAAGTACTTTTTGGTCATTTTGAGTGACTTTACAGCTTTTGTAACTTTTGGAACCAGGTCTGATAGTTGATTTTGTTCCGTTTACATAACCTTAAAGACCGATTGGGACACCATAGCTGGAGTGGTTGTGCTTCCAGATGTGGTAAATACAGTGTTAAAGAGCACAAGTTTCTGGTTAGCATTTTGTGATTTAAGCAGCTTAACAGCTCCAaaccttagtttccttatttctaaaacGATTCATCTGTCAGGATGGTTGTAAAGAGTGAAGTCGTGTGTGTTTGGCATAGTAAGGTCACAATAAATGGTATTTACTGGTATTAAATGGTAATAAATGGTATTTAATCACAATATAATGATTAATCAAGGAACAAACTGCCATCCTTCATCTTGCCTAATGTCGTTTACGTGCCAGCCTTTCCTGAGTTTTGTAATAACCACCTAGACTTTGAGCTGACAGCAGAGTGCTTCTGCAGTTCTTCAGATGCGTGGGGCCTGGAAGTATCTGAACGCAGACACGTCTGCGTGGACATGCACCCTCTGACTCTTTCTCTGCTTCGTGTAGTCCTCGCTCTGCCCACCAAAGCTGCCGGCTCAGTGGAAGAGGGTCCACTTCCCAGAGAGAGGACAGGTATTGTCAAGGGTCTCCAAGTAGCTGTGTTTCCATCAGGACCATCAAACAAAATTTCAAGGTCCTCTAAGTGTTTGATGATCAACTGAACACATTCTTTCTATTCATGGAAAAAACACCAGTCAGTAAGATGATGAAACAGAAATCAGAGAAAACGATCCCTGTTTACTATGTAAAGGTACCAATTATATTATTCAGTTTCTGCTTACATTTGAGTGCTTCCTGAGAGTTTAGCACATTATCACAGAGTTCTCATAAAAAGCCTAAGCATAGATATTGTTTACCTGATCCAAATGAGTAAACTGGGGCTTAGAAACGTTGAGTGACCTTTCCACAGCTACCCAGCTGGTGGTTATGGAGCCACATTTTGAACCAGGCTCTGCTGACTGAATGGGATGCACTATCAAGCCAGTTTTTCAgcactactcaaagtgtggtcctcaaaCCAGTGCCTGCACTGTATGTCACTAACACCGTGTGGTACTGGTCTGTGAGGAGGTAAGTACAGATGCTGATAGGAAGCATTTAGAAACTTGTAAAGCAACTTGTTGGAGTAATTTTGTTTCTGTTGaacctaattaaaaaattgggatttatattttctttgtttctatttgtcTAGGAATTCGTTTTTACTCTTTTTCAAAACTATAGGCACTACAACAGTCTGAAAATAAAAACCCAGCCCTTTACCACCAATAGCTTGAGAAGTACTGCACTATTCTGCTTATTACACAGAAGTAAAGTCTTACTCAAATACCTAGGGAGAACTTTCTTTCACTGCCCATCATTTAGTCTGTCTGCTCATGTTAATAGTGCCTAAACATTCCGAATTAATTTTGCCTCTTTAACCTACTAGTTGTCTTCAGGGTATGTCACCAGAAAACTTGGATCTTTGCATTATCACCATCTAGTGGCTAAAATTGGGCAATACCAACTTCTACTAGATTCTTAGGAAAATTGCTCTGGGAAAACTGTATTTTGGATTTCCAGAACTGCACTGGGGTAACAGGCAAAAACTCTTGTGCCAAGTTTGTGTTAACTGTAAATCACAGAACTTGGTTCCATAGGCAGAGACAAATGAGGACCTGTGTGCATGAATTTTAAAGCAAGATTCTAATAGTTACATTAAAAAAGCATTCAAGATTTTTCATTGTTCCTaagaatattaataaatgaagaaattctgtgaAAGTAACATAGACTCAGATGACTATAGCACCAGAGCACAGCATTCATACAAGTAAGTACTTCTTAAGAATTTATCAGACCTGTCAACTGTACTTAGATGACGACGTAGGGCTTTGGAGTAGAAATGATTCAGGAACATGCTTTCAAAATGGTAGTTGGGAAACCAAATCATGGCCAGGCAGGAATTTGCCAATTAAATTTTGCTGCCATTAACTACTGTATAACTTAAATATGATTTGTTTTTCTGTCAATTTAAGTTGTAAATGTataaaatttcctaagaaaaacCATTGTGTTGaagtttgaattattttattagggctttagaatatatatattctcactCAAATCTGGGTATTAGGTAAGTATACTCACAAAGTGTCGTCAAATATATTTCTGTAGGTACAGTTAAATGGTCAAAAGGTGAAAATAACTACTAAACTTTAGATTATTTGGAACCCTCAATCAATATTGGCTCCTTCTTAGAaatcaatcagaaaaaaaaaagtcttgggaAATTTCATCCAGTTTTATAATCTGCTCTGGTGGCATTTAATGAATTCTCTGGGACTACAGTTCCTTTAAGaagatgactttattttttttttcaagaaattacTGGCATGTTATACAAAGGGCAATGCTTCATAAACCACACAGATGCTTTACCCTATTCACAGCCAAAGGCAAATGGGCTGGCCAGTTTGTTTCCAGCGTCTTTCTCATATTTACCCTTTGTTTTCCAAGCAGCTTCCTGCTCCTCAAACGTTCCTTTCCATTATTTTCTCTCCCCTATTTAAAACAAGATAGGCTATTAAACATATATTCTTTTACTGGACTGATTATTCTAAGAATAAGCTCTTAATTCACTTTTGGAGTACCAGGCTTTGTGTCCTTTTATGATGTTATCTCATGATATGCCCCTTTTGAAAGGAAAGTTGGGTGTCAGTGAGCAGGGAAAACTCTTCCGGCTGCTTGGTAACGTTACAGCCAGCCCCACAGATAAAGGGGGCTGGAGCCTGTGCAAAGACTGTCCAGCCGTGTACAGGGTAGACATTGCTTACAGCGTCTTAAAGGACTTAGTTCAGCCTGAGCCTTCTTCACACCAACCCTCCCTTCTGGCCTAAGCTTTTCTGTAAATAGAAAAAATTCTGTGAATGCAGTAAATTGATTTAATCTTCAATCATGCCTGTTTTTTCtgataatattgttaaaatagtCCAGAATATCAAGGTAAATTAAAGTTCTTTTCTGGAAGCTAAGACAGACAggagatgaaaataatttcagtagTTTAAAAACTATTCTTATTGCATGGATTTATATAGACATTCTCTCTAAAAAGGCTGGCTGAGTTCAAGGACcctaagaattcttttttaaataatctgtttTATAAATTCTTATTCTAAATGCAGGAAGACCCtattccttatttttaatttaaccattttatttataaaatttgaaaaataaatttacatttcatGGTCCATTTTTAATTTACTATCACTTCAGACATCAGAGCATATTTCAAGAATAGAGTCCATTTGCTTAATCTTGTATCTTCAAAAAAGTTACTCTACCAAAAACATTATTTAATGTTAAGCATTATATCCATCAAATATGTATTTGaaactaaaactataaatgtGTAAATTTAACTTGTTTTAAAATCAAGTAAGTATATATGTTAGTGTAGTTCTGAAGAATTGTAATAACAACAGCATTAGTAACTATCTTTATTCTGAAACTGATAAAAGCATTTAACATACTTTACAGTATAAACAAATCAAGTGCTATGCATTTTGCTTATAAAGTAACTTAAAGTATTTCAAGCATTATATAATTCAATTTGTACAAAAAGTAAATTTCCAAATAAAGCTTTGGTTAGTAGAACTGATTATGTACTGCCAAATCCATTTTCCAAAGTTATTCAAGGAAAAATAACTTTATCCACTAACACAGTATTTCTTGTACAATCAAAGCTTTTTACTATTTAGTAAGAGGGGAAAAGATTACAAtaattgcttttcatttctaaGTCTGGATCAGCCTTTCCTCATCTCATTTTTATGTGGCCAGAATACCATCACTTTTGAAAAGcataaattatgtagaaaatcaCCTTTTACTTTATTCTTAGGAAggtaatctattttaaaaatagattcaatCTGTAAAACTATTAGCTTCCATAACTACGGAAATGCTTTCTCCAAGTCTCAAGTATTAATATATTCCATTGGGGGCAAATCACTTCTAATTCCCCTTGGGGGGTGATATCTACTAGCACTAGTGCTCAGAATCAAAGTTTATATAATATCTAAAACTCAGTGTAGCCCAAAACTTAATATTTTTACAGATTCTACAATATATGAATTACCTTTATTCAtatgaaagtaataaaaatgctACCTaacttaaataatataaaatagcaCTTTAACCAAATTAACAATCACAAAATTGCagacatttttctattaaaacttTCCAGTTCACTGAGCAATACTTACTCAAAAATATGattatgaatttaaatatatcttttaaatttactctTTATGCTGAACTGTACATTGGTGCTTTtatgatttttgaaaattctaCTTACATTACTATATAAttccaaaatggaaaaatgagcCACCACTAAAATTCAGTGGAGACTAATATTCTTTCATGGAAACaatttatcaacattttaaaattctacctttaattatttcaatttggctttttaaaatagataagCTTATCATTTCAATTGTTATATAACACTTCAAAACTAGTTtaaacaaagataaacaaaaccaaGGAGAACTGGTAAAGCATTCCTTACTTTACACATGATGCCTCAAGTGCCATATAGTAACATATCACAGAAAAGAATTATATGGTTTGGCAGATTATAGAGGAAACAGAAATTTATACAAAGCTAAACACTGCCTCCCTTCTAttccacttattttcttttaatttgatcTTGGTTCTGTTTATTATCCTTCTGTGCTAACAACTGTGTGACATCAGTTTTCTAAGTATTCCAATTATCTATATATACCTCTTTAAATAGCTCTGTAACATTTGAGAACATTCAACCAATCTCTTTCATTAGATACAATATATCCTACATTTTTCTCACAAAATGCTCACTTTCCTGAGCTATATTAAACACCTTATAACAGGTGTAAGTATAACTGAAGACCCTAAAATgtcaagtttcatttttaaaaaaatgcatagagaacataacattttggaaaatctaTTAGTACTCACTTCTTGGATATTATATGTTTTGCTTCCTTCAGACTGTaacattttaatctttataactgGTTATTACTTTCAGATCtgaaccacatttttaaaaaacttttctaaCATTTGACTGCTGTTAGGCTAAAGAGACAGATGTTTTCTGGCCAAAACTGGTCCGTGGGTCCTCCAATAAACCGTCCTTATATACTCAATGCAGATATCAAATTTCCATGCCACAAAATAGTAAAActacaagaaataaaacttttattataaTACAATATGCTTAAAGTTAAGGTGCTATTCATCATGCCCTACATCATTCAGTCTTTACCAAGTGGGCATCATGTCTGGAAACCACACCCTACCAAGATGCTTGGACACTTCCCAATGAATCTGCTCCAGACTATACTTTTGGTCAGGAATTAATACTTCTTCCATAATGGATAATTGAGACAGGCGGCCACCACACATCTTCACAAACTCAACAAAGGCACTACATGAGACTTCGCATTCCCCCAGTCCAATAGCTGACAGATTTTTGCAACGTTCTGCAATGCGAATTAGCTCTTCATCAAGTGGCCGTAATCCATTTGCACACACTACTAGTTCAACTAGTCTAGGGCATGTCATTCCCACTCGGCCAAGCACATCTTTGCTTACTGATCTCCCAAAGTAAAGATGGGTAGCAGGTATTTCATACCGAAAAAATGGATCAAATTCCTcttcatataaaaaaaaatacatcactAAGTTCACTTTGGGTGAATGTCTGATGAAAGCATCCCAGCTGCTCTTCTGAATAGTATGAAAGTGTGTCTGTCCAGGATTCTCACTGACTACATCAATACGCAAATGTTCTAATCGAACGTGTTTTTCAGAAGATAAAGCAAGCAGCAATTCATCACTTAACAAGTGGTAATTCAAGGCCAATTCACGTAAGCCATGACATTGATCAGCCACACAAAGGATACCttggaagaaaaaataggtaGTTATTTACAAATTTTTGTACAAGTTCATCATCTGTTCAAAAATTTAATCAAATACATATCCCACAATAAAATTTTACCATATTTCCCTTACCACAAAGctatacaatttaaaattcagttgtaTGGTTGAACAGAGCAGAAAGTCACACTTAAAAATCTATTACTAATTTTGTCTACAAGAAAATGAGACCAATTCTAAATCCGATACCTTAAGAAGAAATGAAGCTCACTTAACTcagaataattataaattattaataaataactgtcattttaaaatatatcatgacTCTAAGTAAGGTTTATCCCAGTAATGCACGGAcagtgtctatttttaaaaaaactgattaCTAACAGTAAACTTATAggttaaggaagaaaaattaaatgatcaTTGCAACAGAGGTCAGAGGacattttctgaaattcaaaaccTACTCCtaataaaaaaaaacagatgaggTAAAACCATATCAAATATGACTGATGTAActaaataaaacatttgaaaaattaaaaagattttcatCAAATGAGCAACAAAGAGTTTAACTGCTAATAGTATATAATAACCTTgtcaaatttcttaaaaaataccaAGATACCACCTGATAAAGGAGTCAAAAGATAACTACCCAATTCACATTAATGGAAATAGACACTATGACTTTTAAAGCTCTAACACATACACAGAAAGCAGTTCCTTAAATGGTTCCCTATATACTTAGGCTTACTAGGCTTCAAAACTGCCCCAAACCCCTAGCAGCAGATGATTTCACCAAAGGTCAATATCTGATCTCTGAAGTGGCCTAGTATAAGAACTCTGCCCCAAGGAGACACCCCAAACTACTTGGTAAATGGCCCACTCAAACCATTTCATTGTGTTTGGAAACAAGGATAGGAACAACCAAACACATCATATCTACTATTTATTGTACAAGTATGTTAGGTACCAGACATGTTACACCACAAATACTCCAATAAATctagaaaataagtatttctattttgaagTTGAGGCAGCTAGCTAAAGTTAGCAAAGCTAGCATTCAAACAGACTGTGTGACTCTCAAGTTCATGTGCTTAACTACTGCTCAAGAAGTGACAAGACAGAGGCCACCAATAAGCCAAAAGCTGTAGAGCAGTGGCAGAATACAGGCAACAGAATCAGTGAAGAGATAAATGGAATCACTAGTAATAAGAGAGTCAGCAGAAGAGAGAGTAAAAGACATCTGTGGTTCACTCTTCAGCCAATGCAAAGTTTTCATTCTCCACGAGGTATGTATATACTTTGAAATGAACCCCGATCACCCAAGGTAACCTGAGCACATCAATGTTCTCTGCAATCTCATAAAGccagatataaaaagaaaacaaacagatggGAAATGGTAACCAAAGATGCAAACAAAGGAAACTTTGAGATATCACTAATACTACTAAAGTAGTTGTGGTGGGCATAATTCTAAAAGTGGTCCCCAAGATTCCATGCCCTAATTCCTGGGATCTGTGAATGTGATATCACTCCCATGATTATGTTATGTTATACAGCACAGCTGgctttaaaataacattattcAGGTGGTTCTAATCGAATCACATGAACCCTTTAAAAGCCAAGAGTTTTTCTGGCTGGTTGCAGAAGAGGAATTCAGAGAGAATCAGTTTCTCTAGCCTCAGAGAAGCCAGCTGAATCACACCTATAGCTCTGGCCAACAGAACTGTGGTGC
Above is a genomic segment from Equus caballus isolate H_3958 breed thoroughbred chromosome 17, TB-T2T, whole genome shotgun sequence containing:
- the FBXL3 gene encoding F-box/LRR-repeat protein 3 yields the protein MKRGGRDHDDNSSEEGTTEKSKKLRTTNEHSPTCDWGNLLQDIVLQVFKYLPLLDRAHASQVCRSWNQVFHMPDLWRCFEFELNQPATSYLKATHPELIKQIIKRHSNHLQYVSFKVDSSKESAEAACDILSQLVNCSLKTLGLISTARPSFMDLPKSHFISALTVVFVNSKSLSSLKIDDTPVDDPSLKVLVANNSDTLKLLKMSSCPHVSPAGILCVADQCHGLRELALNYHLLSDELLLALSSEKHVRLEHLRIDVVSENPGQTHFHTIQKSSWDAFIRHSPKVNLVMYFFLYEEEFDPFFRYEIPATHLYFGRSVSKDVLGRVGMTCPRLVELVVCANGLRPLDEELIRIAERCKNLSAIGLGECEVSCSAFVEFVKMCGGRLSQLSIMEEVLIPDQKYSLEQIHWEVSKHLGRVWFPDMMPTW